The Candidatus Palauibacter polyketidifaciens region CGCGCGCCCGTCAGGGCCCGGGCGCTCTCGACCACCTCTTGGAGCACGGTGGGCAGGTCGAGACTCGCGCTGACGCGCAGGATCGCCGCGCTCAGGCGCGAGGCGCGGTCGCCGGAGGCTCCGTTTTCCGGGCCGCGCACGTCCGGATCGCTCAACGCTGCACTCGCTTCCAAGGGGGTCTGACGGAGCCGAAAACAAGGCTTCGGCCGCTCGGTCCGCACGCGTGGGGCGGACCCGCGGGGAGCGAAGGATAGCGCGATCGTCACGGAAAGTCACTAACGGGCCACCGCGAATGCCCGATAATTCACAATATGCTCACAACTTGGCGGTTATCTTGAAAAAATAGCGGGTGATAATTGGTAGTTATCAACCGCTAAACCGCCCGGCGACGACGATAACGGGTCGGAGTCAACGGACCAAATGTTTTCGCCCGGCGGAGCGCTCAGCCGCGCTTCTGGAGCCGGGCCAGCTGGGCGGCGCCGTTGCGCCTGGCGAGCAGCCGCTCGCCGTAGCGCTGCACCATGCGGACGCTCCTCCAGCGCCCGGCCTGCATGATGGCCGGCAGCTCGATGCCCGAGGCGATCATGTCCTGCGCGGCGCCCACCCGGGGGCTGTGCCCGGAGAGCCGCTCGACGACCTCCGCCCGGACCCCGGCGCGCTTGGCCATGGCCTTGTAGATGCGCGGCACCTGGCCCGGGTGGAGCGCCCCGCCGAGGGTCCCGTCCTTGCGCACGGAGCGGAAGAGCGGCCCCTCGGCGACACCGCTCTCGGCGAGCCAGACCTTCAAGAGCCTCACGCTGTCCTTGTGGAGGTACAGCACCGCGCCTCCCCCCTCCGGATCGGTCTTCGCCCGGCGCACGAGGACCGACGCCGAACCGCCCCTATCCACGGTCACGTCAACGACTTCTAGCGCCACGAGCTCGGAGCGGCGCAGCATGGCGTCGTAGGCCACGGCCAGGATCGCGCGGTTGCGGACGTCGATCAGCCGGGAGCCCCCGGCCCCGATCAGCCGCTGGCGGAGCGCCCAGGTCAGGCCCTCGACCTGCTCCTGCCGGGACCCCTTCCGGCGTCCCATCCGCCTGAGCGCCCACCGCACCTCGGCATGCTCCGAAGGGCTCCGCTCCCCGGCCGCCCGGTGCAGCGCGGCGATGCTCGAGACGTGGCGCCTCACGGTGGCGGGAGCGAGGCCGCGCGACACCTCCTCGACGTAGGCCGCGACCGCGGCCGGGCTCGCCGGCAGAGGACTCAAGTCCCGCTCCGCGCACCACGCCGCGAACCGTTCCAAGTCCGCCCTGAGCGCCCGCACGGTGTTGGCGCTGAGCGAGCCGTCGGCGGCCGCGTCGAGGTACTCGCCGAGGGGCCCGGCGGGGGTCTCCGGGGGTCCGATCCGGCGCTCACCCACGCGTGACCGCTCCGTGGCCGGAAGGTTGTGACCGCTCACTCAAACCCGATGTCGGAATTTCCATAAGTAGCTATGGGACAGAGAGATAAGTGCAAACGGATTACGGTTGATAACTACCAATTATCACCCACAATCCAGCACGGGAGCGAGCGCGCCGCACATGGGGGCCAGCGACTGCCACATACGGGAGACGAGCCCGGCGGTGTTCCGGGCCGGGGAAGATCCGGGGGTTCCGCTGCCCCCGGCGGCCTCAGTCCGCCGGAAACTTCCCGGCCTGGTGTGGTTGGCGGCCGGCCTCCTGGCGGGTGCGGCCCTGCTCGTGGGCGCGCGGGGCGCGCATGCCCAGACCGTGATCTGGGAGGCCGAGATGGTGGCGGAGGAGTTTGGGACCTTGGGTTGCTTCGGGTACAGCCATGCGGATGATGCCGGAAGCCTGTCGGACCGCACCATCACTTACAAGGACGACACCTACACGATCGAGAGCATCTGCGACCGTACGTTCTTCGATTTGAGAATCGTTCGCGACGGTGCGGATCTCCGCGACCTGTTCACGTCCAACGTGAGTTTCGACATCGACGGCACGACCTATAACCGCACTCATGTTGGAACTGTCCAGCTGCTCCTCTTGCCGTCTCCAGTGGTCCTGGCCGACAGCACCTACACCCTGGAGATCACGACCACCGCGCCCGGGGCGCCGCAGAACCTCACCGCGACATCGGTCTCGGCCAGCTCGATCCGGCTGAACTGGGCCACGCCATCGAGCATCGGCGGCTCCGCGATCACGGGCTACGACTACCGCACCTCGACCGACGGCGGCGGGACCT contains the following coding sequences:
- a CDS encoding site-specific integrase, producing MGERRIGPPETPAGPLGEYLDAAADGSLSANTVRALRADLERFAAWCAERDLSPLPASPAAVAAYVEEVSRGLAPATVRRHVSSIAALHRAAGERSPSEHAEVRWALRRMGRRKGSRQEQVEGLTWALRQRLIGAGGSRLIDVRNRAILAVAYDAMLRRSELVALEVVDVTVDRGGSASVLVRRAKTDPEGGGAVLYLHKDSVRLLKVWLAESGVAEGPLFRSVRKDGTLGGALHPGQVPRIYKAMAKRAGVRAEVVERLSGHSPRVGAAQDMIASGIELPAIMQAGRWRSVRMVQRYGERLLARRNGAAQLARLQKRG